A region from the Dehalococcoides mccartyi CG5 genome encodes:
- a CDS encoding MarR family winged helix-turn-helix transcriptional regulator has product MIRQKVIEDIHNDMCLIKHNMFSVAHTAGDVLALGHTQLMVLRAVEKNKGTGIKDLANLLNISPSAVTQIVDGLVEKGLLTREMDLKDRRAISLSLTAEASGRIVEIKKQTTLKIVAAFDALNDDELAMFALLNKKLAEKITGN; this is encoded by the coding sequence ATGATAAGGCAAAAAGTTATTGAAGACATTCATAATGACATGTGCCTTATAAAGCACAATATGTTCTCAGTTGCCCATACTGCAGGAGACGTTTTGGCGCTTGGCCATACTCAGCTAATGGTACTGAGAGCAGTAGAAAAAAATAAAGGCACAGGCATCAAGGACTTAGCCAACCTACTCAATATCAGTCCCAGTGCAGTTACCCAAATCGTAGACGGTTTGGTAGAGAAAGGGCTGCTCACTAGAGAGATGGATTTAAAAGACCGACGGGCTATCTCACTCAGCCTTACGGCGGAGGCATCGGGAAGGATAGTGGAAATAAAGAAACAGACTACATTAAAAATAGTCGCAGCCTTTGATGCCCTGAACGATGATGAGTTGGCTATGTTTGCGCTATTAAATAAAAAACTGGCAGAAAAGATTACAGGAAACTAG
- a CDS encoding reductive dehalogenase yields MKEFHSTLSRRDFMKSLGVVGAGLGTMSAAAPVFHDLDEVTSSTLGINKNPWWVKERDFKNPTVPIDWSKVTRQPGVFQGLPRPTVADFTKAGVVGGTSTDLETPEMALTLYDAMAKEFPGWTPGYAGMGDTRTTALCNASKFMMFGAWPGNMEMGGKRVNVIGAIMAAGGSPTFTPWLGPQLDTTTRPQDFGAPVWQGTPEENLKTCRSAFRFFGGSDVGAIEIDDDVLKFIHSQIGGKAVVVEDVEEAYETATKMVIPRKCKWILMWSARQSLEATRRQAGITESHAVWYSYSRFPKVGAQFQEFIRGLGYQALNPGMMGFLANPLAALAGMGEHGRMSSPTITPKYGTTNRAMWALITDLPLLPTPPIDFGAYKFCKTCGICADSCPFNLIQKGDPTWENPASAKSGIQQGTFEGWRTNTADCPHCPTCQGTCPFNSKPDSFLHAVVKGTVANTPLLNSFFTNMEKAMDYGRKDPEEWWDMDDFTYGIDTSY; encoded by the coding sequence ATGAAAGAGTTTCATTCCACACTCTCGCGACGTGATTTTATGAAAAGCCTTGGGGTAGTCGGAGCAGGTTTGGGTACTATGAGCGCTGCTGCCCCTGTTTTCCACGATTTGGATGAGGTCACGTCTTCAACCCTTGGTATCAATAAAAATCCCTGGTGGGTAAAGGAAAGGGATTTCAAGAATCCTACAGTTCCTATAGACTGGTCAAAAGTTACCCGTCAGCCGGGTGTATTTCAGGGTCTGCCCAGACCCACTGTAGCTGATTTCACAAAAGCCGGCGTTGTCGGCGGTACTTCCACTGACCTTGAAACCCCTGAAATGGCCCTGACTCTTTATGATGCCATGGCCAAGGAGTTTCCGGGCTGGACTCCGGGCTATGCCGGTATGGGAGATACCCGAACCACCGCCCTGTGCAATGCTTCCAAATTTATGATGTTCGGTGCCTGGCCCGGCAATATGGAAATGGGTGGCAAGAGGGTTAATGTTATCGGCGCTATTATGGCGGCCGGCGGCAGCCCTACCTTTACTCCGTGGTTGGGGCCTCAGCTGGATACTACTACCCGTCCCCAGGATTTCGGGGCTCCGGTCTGGCAGGGTACTCCCGAAGAAAACCTTAAAACCTGCCGCTCTGCCTTCAGATTCTTTGGCGGCTCGGATGTGGGTGCTATTGAAATTGACGACGATGTTCTTAAATTTATCCATTCCCAGATTGGCGGTAAAGCTGTAGTCGTTGAAGACGTAGAGGAAGCTTATGAGACCGCAACCAAGATGGTTATCCCCCGCAAGTGCAAGTGGATACTTATGTGGAGCGCCAGACAGTCACTCGAAGCTACCAGACGCCAGGCAGGCATAACCGAAAGTCATGCCGTTTGGTATTCATATTCCCGCTTCCCCAAGGTAGGTGCCCAGTTCCAGGAATTTATCCGCGGTTTGGGTTATCAGGCCTTGAATCCGGGCATGATGGGCTTTTTGGCTAATCCTTTAGCAGCTTTAGCCGGTATGGGCGAACATGGCCGCATGTCTTCACCCACCATCACTCCCAAATACGGCACAACTAACCGGGCTATGTGGGCGTTAATCACCGACCTGCCCTTGCTGCCCACTCCGCCCATAGACTTTGGTGCCTACAAATTCTGCAAGACCTGCGGTATTTGTGCGGACTCCTGCCCCTTCAACCTGATTCAGAAGGGTGATCCCACCTGGGAAAACCCGGCTTCAGCCAAGTCCGGCATTCAGCAGGGCACATTTGAGGGCTGGCGAACCAATACCGCAGATTGTCCTCACTGCCCCACCTGTCAGGGCACTTGCCCCTTCAACAGCAAACCGGATTCATTCCTGCATGCTGTGGTTAAGGGCACAGTTGCCAATACCCCGCTTTTAAATAGCTTCTTTACAAATATGGAAAAAGCTATGGATTACGGGCGGAAAGACCCCGAAGAGTGGTGGGATATGGATGACTTCACCTACGGTATTGACACCAGTTACTAA
- a CDS encoding MarR family winged helix-turn-helix transcriptional regulator, translated as MNEFETLELEHLLWVNITQVKHSIERAWTRELKSLNLSTEKFAILHELMCLGGESTPHTLARRIVFEPHSVSAIVSRMEKDGLIIKTKDLDKKHMVRIKLSEKAVDTFYQALEISNRVYKQMMASITREEKVELSKTLTKLRNHTLPLTHKHTKTLTPFKYI; from the coding sequence ATGAACGAATTTGAGACTCTGGAACTGGAACATTTACTTTGGGTCAACATTACTCAGGTTAAACATTCAATTGAACGGGCATGGACACGCGAATTAAAAAGCCTGAATCTCTCTACCGAAAAGTTTGCCATATTACATGAACTCATGTGTCTGGGCGGAGAATCCACCCCTCATACTCTGGCCAGACGAATTGTATTTGAACCCCATTCAGTTTCAGCCATTGTCAGCCGTATGGAAAAAGACGGACTAATTATCAAAACCAAAGATTTAGACAAAAAACACATGGTGCGCATAAAACTTTCCGAAAAGGCTGTTGATACTTTCTATCAAGCTCTGGAAATTTCCAACAGAGTGTACAAGCAAATGATGGCCAGTATAACCAGAGAAGAAAAAGTGGAGTTATCAAAAACACTCACTAAATTACGGAATCACACCTTGCCCTTAACCC